A single Gloeocapsa sp. DLM2.Bin57 DNA region contains:
- a CDS encoding ShlB/FhaC/HecB family hemolysin secretion/activation protein: MKTILILCLLMFIQAKPSLAQTIPRPQLPSPETPPELELLPPLEDLLPTPPSLPPPTLLPPETTPEAITITQFQVVGSTVFSAEELAEQLELYLNRPLSFNELIQAAEEITRLYYEQGYITSGAFIPPQTITDNQLTIQVIEGKIENIEIIGLNRLKHGYIRKRINLATPAPVNLEKLLNALQLLQLDPLIASLSAELSPGVAPGSSILLLEVTEARAVELLLSFDNYRNPSVGTERLLGQLTHYNLTGYGDRFNLRYYITEGGDSIDELSYGFFVNPSNGTITLRHRRSQSEVITSPFAQLDLDSRYRQYQISYRQPIRQTPNQQLAIGITADWQQSNTTILNIPFPIARGSEEDGYSRIFALRFFQEYIYRNSQEVFLVNSQFNLGLDTFNATINVEGPDSQFFSWQGQLQYLRLLNRDTTLLVRGDIQLTPDSLLSLEQYSLGGVYSVRGYPQDALIADNGLFLSTEVRFNLAKIPNWNATLQLGPFIDFGTVWNSDDFPLIKNTLASTGLTVQFLVGDKFRAKLDYGIPLIDLNNTGNSLQENGFYFLIEFTPF, translated from the coding sequence ATGAAAACCATCTTAATCTTATGTTTGTTAATGTTTATTCAAGCAAAACCTAGTTTAGCCCAAACTATTCCCCGACCTCAATTGCCTTCACCTGAAACACCCCCAGAATTAGAACTATTACCACCTCTAGAAGATTTATTACCCACTCCCCCTAGTTTACCACCTCCAACTCTTTTACCACCAGAAACCACACCAGAAGCAATTACTATTACACAATTTCAAGTTGTTGGGAGTACAGTTTTTTCAGCAGAAGAATTGGCAGAACAATTAGAATTATATCTAAATCGTCCTCTCTCTTTTAATGAATTAATCCAAGCTGCTGAAGAAATTACTAGGTTATATTATGAACAAGGTTATATCACGTCTGGAGCGTTTATTCCTCCCCAAACTATTACTGATAATCAGCTTACTATCCAGGTAATTGAAGGGAAAATAGAAAATATAGAAATCATCGGCTTAAATAGACTTAAACACGGATATATTCGTAAACGAATTAATTTAGCTACTCCTGCTCCAGTTAATCTAGAAAAGTTACTAAATGCTTTACAATTATTACAATTAGACCCCCTAATTGCTAGTCTATCTGCTGAATTATCCCCTGGTGTTGCTCCAGGCTCTAGTATATTACTACTTGAAGTTACAGAAGCTCGTGCTGTTGAGCTATTATTAAGTTTTGATAACTATCGCAATCCTAGTGTAGGTACAGAGAGATTATTAGGACAACTTACTCACTATAACTTAACAGGTTATGGCGATCGCTTTAATCTGAGATACTATATCACCGAAGGTGGCGACTCCATCGATGAATTAAGTTATGGTTTTTTTGTTAATCCTAGCAATGGTACAATTACTTTACGTCATCGTCGTTCCCAAAGTGAAGTAATTACCTCACCCTTTGCTCAACTTGACTTAGATTCTCGATACCGTCAATATCAGATTAGCTATCGTCAACCGATTCGACAAACTCCTAATCAGCAATTAGCGATCGGAATTACCGCAGATTGGCAACAATCTAACACAACTATTTTAAATATTCCTTTTCCTATTGCTAGAGGTAGCGAAGAAGATGGTTATAGTAGAATTTTTGCTCTCCGTTTTTTCCAAGAATATATTTATAGAAATAGTCAAGAAGTATTTTTAGTTAATTCTCAATTTAATTTGGGTTTAGATACTTTTAATGCTACGATTAATGTTGAAGGTCCAGATAGTCAATTTTTTAGTTGGCAAGGACAACTACAGTATTTACGATTACTTAACCGCGATACAACCCTTTTAGTCAGAGGTGATATCCAACTAACACCCGATAGTTTACTATCTCTAGAGCAATATAGTTTAGGTGGTGTCTATAGCGTTAGAGGTTATCCCCAAGACGCTTTAATCGCTGATAATGGTTTATTTCTTTCTACAGAAGTACGGTTTAATCTTGCTAAAATTCCTAATTGGAATGCTACCCTACAGTTAGGACCTTTTATAGATTTTGGTACGGTTTGGAATAGCGATGATTTCCCTTTGATTAAAAATACTCTCGCTAGTACGGGATTAACTGTACAATTCTTAGTAGGAGATAAATTTAGAGCTAAATTAGATTATGGTATCCCTTTAATAGATTTAAACAATACTGGCAATAGTTTACAAGAAAATGGGTTTTATTTTTTAATTGAATTTACTCCTTTTTAG
- a CDS encoding CHAT domain-containing protein, with product MKKIFLIILVILSFTVAVVAQDAVNYTQLLNQGKQQYDQGNYPAAIEHWEAAREGFNQEDDLLGESQALIYLTWVYQDTFDWIKATETIQESIRLLSTQQPNLLLAQALNTQGNVELAMGKTQSALTSWETAEKVYTLLEDEQGIKGSKINQAQALKELGYYRLACDKLLESLEITQVKCNNFNLVEWEKHQDNYHSELEAIAIHALGVNFQNTGNYSLAQSLLESSLDIFKKLDIPTQISTNLTSLGNNALGLKATDIALNYYQQAIAVGLNNLEPELKLLNLLIQLEQPQEARDLIESITEQIQQLPPSRHNLYLQINLAQSWLKLLAVTANNNDSKYLAEVLAQVLVKAQDLGDTNSQAYALITLGKLYEQNQQLTEAERLTQQALELGISINASEIISQSQWQLARILAQQGKVEEGIIANQAAIEILAQQRQDLVAVESQIQFNFIEEIEPIYRHLIGLLLQPSASQDNLKQARQVLESLQIAKLDNFFNTPCLTAKPQSIEELDTTAVVIYPIILADRLEVVTSFPDGILTNYRTNLPEDKIETILREYRSYLNPVASNQNRLIISEQIYDWLIQPIEKQLEEAKIKNLVFVLDGYLRNIPLAALYDGEKYLIEKYNLAIAPSLQLLESDSTNLTDQKALVAGLSESRQGFSPLPGVETEVREISANISSQVLLNQDFTTINIANKINSASFPIIHLATHGQFSSQYKDTFLITWDSQLDINQLSQVLTNREISEAKPIELLVLSACQTAKGDRRAALGLAGLAVRSGARSTIATLWSVNDASSAILIGKFYQNLTQEKVTKAQALRQAQVAMLEDENYNHPYYWSSFILLGNWF from the coding sequence ATGAAAAAGATATTTTTAATAATACTGGTAATTTTAAGTTTTACTGTAGCAGTTGTTGCCCAAGATGCAGTTAATTACACACAATTACTCAATCAGGGAAAACAACAATATGATCAGGGAAATTATCCCGCAGCAATTGAGCATTGGGAAGCAGCAAGAGAAGGTTTTAATCAAGAAGATGACTTATTAGGTGAATCTCAAGCCTTGATTTATCTGACTTGGGTTTATCAAGATACTTTTGATTGGATAAAAGCGACAGAAACTATTCAGGAAAGTATCAGATTATTATCTACTCAACAACCTAACCTTCTTTTAGCCCAAGCTTTGAATACTCAAGGTAATGTAGAGTTAGCTATGGGTAAAACTCAATCAGCTTTAACTAGTTGGGAAACAGCGGAAAAAGTCTATACTCTCTTAGAAGATGAACAAGGGATAAAAGGAAGTAAAATTAATCAAGCTCAAGCTTTAAAGGAGTTGGGTTATTATAGACTAGCTTGTGATAAGTTACTAGAAAGCTTAGAAATAACTCAGGTAAAATGTAACAATTTTAATCTAGTTGAGTGGGAGAAACATCAAGATAACTATCATAGCGAATTAGAGGCGATCGCTATTCATGCTTTAGGAGTTAATTTTCAAAATACTGGCAACTATTCTCTAGCCCAAAGTTTATTAGAAAGTAGTTTAGATATCTTTAAAAAGTTAGATATACCAACGCAAATAAGTACTAATCTTACCAGTTTAGGTAATAATGCTTTGGGATTAAAAGCAACAGATATCGCCCTAAATTATTACCAACAAGCTATAGCTGTAGGACTTAACAATCTTGAACCAGAATTAAAATTGCTCAATCTTTTAATACAATTAGAGCAACCCCAAGAAGCAAGAGATTTAATTGAGAGTATAACTGAGCAGATCCAACAATTACCACCAAGTCGTCACAATCTTTATCTACAAATTAATTTAGCGCAAAGTTGGCTAAAGTTATTAGCAGTTACAGCCAATAATAATGACAGTAAATATTTAGCAGAAGTTTTAGCTCAAGTATTAGTCAAAGCCCAAGACTTAGGGGATACAAACTCTCAAGCTTATGCTTTAATCACTCTCGGAAAATTATACGAACAAAACCAACAACTAACAGAAGCAGAAAGATTAACTCAACAAGCTTTAGAATTAGGTATAAGTATTAATGCGTCAGAAATAATTTCTCAATCTCAATGGCAATTAGCGAGAATATTAGCACAACAAGGAAAAGTAGAAGAAGGGATTATCGCTAATCAAGCAGCTATAGAAATCTTAGCTCAACAACGACAAGACTTAGTAGCAGTTGAATCCCAAATTCAGTTTAACTTTATCGAAGAAATAGAGCCAATTTATCGACATTTAATCGGATTATTGTTACAACCTTCAGCTAGTCAAGATAATCTCAAACAAGCACGTCAAGTTTTAGAATCCTTGCAAATAGCTAAATTAGATAATTTTTTTAACACTCCTTGTCTGACTGCTAAACCCCAATCAATTGAGGAGTTAGACACAACAGCAGTGGTAATTTATCCAATAATTTTAGCAGATCGTTTAGAAGTAGTTACCTCTTTTCCCGATGGTATATTGACTAATTATCGCACTAATTTACCTGAAGACAAAATAGAAACAATTCTCCGAGAATATCGATCCTATCTTAATCCTGTTGCTTCTAATCAAAACCGCTTAATCATCTCTGAACAAATTTATGATTGGTTGATTCAACCTATAGAAAAACAACTAGAAGAAGCTAAGATAAAAAATCTAGTCTTTGTCTTAGATGGTTATTTACGCAATATTCCTTTAGCTGCGCTTTATGACGGTGAAAAATATTTGATTGAAAAGTACAATTTAGCGATCGCACCGAGTTTACAACTATTAGAATCTGATTCTACCAACTTAACAGATCAAAAGGCTTTAGTGGCAGGATTGAGTGAATCTCGTCAAGGATTCTCACCCTTACCTGGAGTAGAAACCGAAGTTCGAGAAATTAGCGCTAATATCTCTAGCCAAGTTTTGCTTAACCAAGACTTTACTACTATAAATATCGCCAATAAGATTAATTCTGCTTCTTTTCCAATTATTCATCTAGCAACTCATGGTCAATTTAGTTCACAATATAAAGATACTTTTTTAATTACTTGGGATAGTCAATTAGATATTAATCAACTCAGTCAAGTTTTGACTAATAGAGAAATCAGCGAAGCTAAACCCATTGAGTTATTAGTTTTAAGCGCTTGTCAAACCGCGAAAGGTGATAGACGCGCAGCACTTGGATTAGCTGGTTTAGCGGTGCGCTCTGGCGCTCGTAGTACTATAGCAACTCTTTGGTCAGTTAATGACGCCTCTTCAGCGATATTGATAGGTAAATTCTATCAAAATTTGACTCAGGAGAAGGTTACTAAAGCCCAAGCTTTACGTCAAGCACAAGTAGCTATGTTAGAAGATGAAAACTATAATCATCCTTATTATTGGAGTTCTTTTATTTTGTTGGGTAATTGGTTTTAA